The following are from one region of the Magallana gigas chromosome 6, xbMagGiga1.1, whole genome shotgun sequence genome:
- the LOC105342811 gene encoding galectin-9 isoform X2, whose translation MLKSCLIKPQPFTSYIPNGLHVGKHLLLRGRVSYGTEAFAINLQQNPEPCDGEVAFHFNPRPGEQQCVRNSFDGGSWMDEERDQPHFPFDEGRSFTLRIEVADEGFRTYVNGKPYVNFSHRLDLGNVHYLYLTEGAEFYDISYQDRYSLPYKSEIPQQMNVGKAVRIRGASQDNDGFSVNFACDPDNENCAFHFNPRPNEGVVVRNANLGGWGEEERDYDAEFPFNPNNYFDAMFICTDDKYMVHVNDKYFTEFNHRGGVNDASHFNIVGNLDIQDVEYFEPLEDDFVKTFPSGLVKGDVLIFRGFMKPGGETFSINFMNGYSVEDDIAFHLNPRVGEGQVVMNCCMGGDWGEEEREDIPSPLANREPFEVKVVVKRKKFKVYVNGKKCMKFAARGNVEDIKGVNIKGEAYVYEVKLERKLEDSWEYLPGGFRVGGWVVVQAIPKKGSEGFAINFRTGGDEGSDIAFHFNPRLQENCTIRNSCSGGEWGGEERDQPEFPFEKKDTCEIAIQAQPDKFVTYVNGQRYIDFNHRLPLESICCLELTGRADFFEPKFF comes from the exons ATTTGCAATCAACCTTCAACAAAACCCCGAGCCTTGCGATGGAGAGGTTGCGTTCCATTTCAACCCTCGTCCAGGCGAGCAGCAATGCGTGCGCAATTCGTTCGACGGAGGATCATGGATGGATGAAGAGAGAGACCAACCTCATTTTCCATTTGACGAAGGTCGTTCATTTACTCTTCGAATTGAAGTGGCGGATGAGGGGTTCCGAACGTATGTAAATGGAAAGCCTTACGTCAATTTCAGCCATCGCCTGGACCTCGGAAATGTCCATTATCTGTACTTGACGGAAGGAGCAGAGTTCTATGACATTAGCTACCAAGATCGTTAT TCTTTGCCATACAAGTCCGAGATACCCCAGCAGATGAACGTAGGGAAAGCCGTCAGAATCAGAGGCGCCTCCCAGGACAACGATGG attcagtgtgaattttgccTGTGACCCAGACAATGAAAACTGTGCCTTCCACTTTAACCCCCGACCCAATGAAGGCGTTGTCGTCCGTAATGCTAACCTGGGTGGCTGGGGCGAAGAAGAGAGGGATTACGATGCAGAATTTCCTTTCAATCCAAACAACTACTTTGACGCTATGTTTATTTGCACCGACGATAAATATATG GTTCACGTGAATGACAAGTATTTCACCGAGTTCAATCACCGCGGCGGGGTCAATGATGCGTCCCATTTCAACATCGTGGGAAACCTGGACATCCAAGATGTCGAGTACTTCGAGCCTTTG GAAGATGACTTCGTGAAAACCTTCCCATCTGGCTTGGTGAAAGGGGACGTGCTGATCTTTAGGGGGTTCATGAAACCCGGGGGTGAAAC GTTCTCCATCAACTTCATGAACGGCTACAGCGTGGAGGACGACATTGCTTTCCACCTGAACCCCCGAGTTGGGGAGGGACAGGTTGTCATGAACTGTTGCATGGGTGGTGACTGGGGGGAAGAGGAGAGGGAGGATATTCCATCCCCCTTAGCCAACAGAGAACCATTTGAGGTCAAAGTTGTAGTGAAAAGGAAGAAATTCAAG GTGTACGTGAACGGCAAGAAGTGTATGAAGTTTGCCGCCAGGGGGAATGTGGAAGACATAAAGGGCGTCAATATCAAGGGGGAGGCGTATGTGTATGAGGTCAAACTAGAGCGAAAACTG GAGGATTCTTGGGAATATCTTCCTGGAGGATTCCGAGTAGGTGGCTGGGTCGTCGTTCAGGCAATACCCAAGAAAGGTTCCGAAGG atttgCCATTAACTTCCGAACTGGCGGAGATGAAGGAAGCGACATCGCTTTCCACTTTAACCCCCGTCTCCAAGAGAACTGTACCATTAGGAACTCGTGCTCTGGCGGCGAGTGGGGTGGGGAAGAGAGAGACCAGCCCGAGTTTCCGTTTGAGAAGAAGGACACCTGTGAGATAGCAATCCAGGCACAGCCCGACAAATTTGTG ACCTACGTAAACGGCCAACGATACATAGACTTCAATCATCGCCTTCCACTGGAGAGCATCTGCTGTCTTGAGCTGACCGGAAGAGCCGACTTCTTTGAACCGAAGTTCTTCTAA
- the LOC105342811 gene encoding galectin-9 isoform X1: protein MTYQISRIPQPFTSYIPNGLHVGKHLLLRGRVSYGTEAFAINLQQNPEPCDGEVAFHFNPRPGEQQCVRNSFDGGSWMDEERDQPHFPFDEGRSFTLRIEVADEGFRTYVNGKPYVNFSHRLDLGNVHYLYLTEGAEFYDISYQDRYSLPYKSEIPQQMNVGKAVRIRGASQDNDGFSVNFACDPDNENCAFHFNPRPNEGVVVRNANLGGWGEEERDYDAEFPFNPNNYFDAMFICTDDKYMVHVNDKYFTEFNHRGGVNDASHFNIVGNLDIQDVEYFEPLEDDFVKTFPSGLVKGDVLIFRGFMKPGGETFSINFMNGYSVEDDIAFHLNPRVGEGQVVMNCCMGGDWGEEEREDIPSPLANREPFEVKVVVKRKKFKVYVNGKKCMKFAARGNVEDIKGVNIKGEAYVYEVKLERKLEDSWEYLPGGFRVGGWVVVQAIPKKGSEGFAINFRTGGDEGSDIAFHFNPRLQENCTIRNSCSGGEWGGEERDQPEFPFEKKDTCEIAIQAQPDKFVTYVNGQRYIDFNHRLPLESICCLELTGRADFFEPKFF, encoded by the exons ATTTGCAATCAACCTTCAACAAAACCCCGAGCCTTGCGATGGAGAGGTTGCGTTCCATTTCAACCCTCGTCCAGGCGAGCAGCAATGCGTGCGCAATTCGTTCGACGGAGGATCATGGATGGATGAAGAGAGAGACCAACCTCATTTTCCATTTGACGAAGGTCGTTCATTTACTCTTCGAATTGAAGTGGCGGATGAGGGGTTCCGAACGTATGTAAATGGAAAGCCTTACGTCAATTTCAGCCATCGCCTGGACCTCGGAAATGTCCATTATCTGTACTTGACGGAAGGAGCAGAGTTCTATGACATTAGCTACCAAGATCGTTAT TCTTTGCCATACAAGTCCGAGATACCCCAGCAGATGAACGTAGGGAAAGCCGTCAGAATCAGAGGCGCCTCCCAGGACAACGATGG attcagtgtgaattttgccTGTGACCCAGACAATGAAAACTGTGCCTTCCACTTTAACCCCCGACCCAATGAAGGCGTTGTCGTCCGTAATGCTAACCTGGGTGGCTGGGGCGAAGAAGAGAGGGATTACGATGCAGAATTTCCTTTCAATCCAAACAACTACTTTGACGCTATGTTTATTTGCACCGACGATAAATATATG GTTCACGTGAATGACAAGTATTTCACCGAGTTCAATCACCGCGGCGGGGTCAATGATGCGTCCCATTTCAACATCGTGGGAAACCTGGACATCCAAGATGTCGAGTACTTCGAGCCTTTG GAAGATGACTTCGTGAAAACCTTCCCATCTGGCTTGGTGAAAGGGGACGTGCTGATCTTTAGGGGGTTCATGAAACCCGGGGGTGAAAC GTTCTCCATCAACTTCATGAACGGCTACAGCGTGGAGGACGACATTGCTTTCCACCTGAACCCCCGAGTTGGGGAGGGACAGGTTGTCATGAACTGTTGCATGGGTGGTGACTGGGGGGAAGAGGAGAGGGAGGATATTCCATCCCCCTTAGCCAACAGAGAACCATTTGAGGTCAAAGTTGTAGTGAAAAGGAAGAAATTCAAG GTGTACGTGAACGGCAAGAAGTGTATGAAGTTTGCCGCCAGGGGGAATGTGGAAGACATAAAGGGCGTCAATATCAAGGGGGAGGCGTATGTGTATGAGGTCAAACTAGAGCGAAAACTG GAGGATTCTTGGGAATATCTTCCTGGAGGATTCCGAGTAGGTGGCTGGGTCGTCGTTCAGGCAATACCCAAGAAAGGTTCCGAAGG atttgCCATTAACTTCCGAACTGGCGGAGATGAAGGAAGCGACATCGCTTTCCACTTTAACCCCCGTCTCCAAGAGAACTGTACCATTAGGAACTCGTGCTCTGGCGGCGAGTGGGGTGGGGAAGAGAGAGACCAGCCCGAGTTTCCGTTTGAGAAGAAGGACACCTGTGAGATAGCAATCCAGGCACAGCCCGACAAATTTGTG ACCTACGTAAACGGCCAACGATACATAGACTTCAATCATCGCCTTCCACTGGAGAGCATCTGCTGTCTTGAGCTGACCGGAAGAGCCGACTTCTTTGAACCGAAGTTCTTCTAA